Proteins encoded in a region of the Pirellulaceae bacterium genome:
- a CDS encoding response regulator → MNSLANRHQVLLVEDDQELASMVTDFLLPHGFYVSVEQRGDVAVKRIPQENPDVVILDISLPGLDGLSVCKKVRNNYNGAIVMLTARGEEADEVLGLEAGADDYLAKPVRPRALLARLRSHLRRVPSTDQEQKPILVGSLQVDPRRRSVEISGESLDLTTAEFDLLYFMAMHAGKTLSRNDICQEIHGMKYDGLDRSICVFLD, encoded by the coding sequence ATGAACTCCCTCGCTAACCGGCACCAAGTTCTGCTTGTCGAAGACGACCAAGAACTCGCGTCGATGGTCACCGACTTCCTGCTGCCACATGGTTTTTATGTATCCGTCGAGCAACGCGGAGATGTAGCCGTAAAACGGATACCCCAAGAAAATCCCGACGTAGTGATCTTAGACATTTCCCTGCCGGGTCTTGATGGGCTTTCGGTTTGCAAAAAAGTGCGCAATAACTACAACGGTGCGATTGTCATGCTGACAGCGCGAGGCGAGGAAGCAGACGAAGTCCTCGGCCTAGAAGCAGGTGCCGACGACTATCTGGCAAAACCGGTCCGACCTCGGGCACTGCTGGCTAGATTACGATCGCATCTGCGACGGGTTCCCAGCACCGATCAGGAACAGAAACCAATCCTTGTCGGGTCATTACAAGTCGATCCGAGACGACGATCTGTCGAAATCTCGGGTGAGTCACTTGACTTGACGACCGCCGAGTTTGATTTGCTGTATTTCATGGCCATGCACGCTGGAAAAACCCTCAGCCGAAACGATATCTGCCAGGAAATCCACGGCATGAAATACGACGGACTCGATCGATCGATCTGCGTATTTCTCGACTAA
- a CDS encoding DUF1559 domain-containing protein has product MLRKRSTRAFTLVELLVVIAIVGILVLLLLPAVNAAREAARRMQCSNNLKQIGLAALSYVAAHQEYPSGGWGAAWVGIPEMGYGRNQPGGWIYNILPYLEENTLHELGRNATGDTRREATSRRLQSPLTVFTCPTRRESRAWPIAGPSEHIRSPRDGSSVEQVARACYAVNSGSFVGPVPIFGPDSLEDAREFDWPETRKYNGVSFIRSSIRDKHIRDGSTKTLFAAEKYLFVRDYQNGEDSGDNESMYAGYSIDLNRYCNPEIMPRNDGLDDEMSLSLRFGGPHAVWYAVFCDGSVRGLDFEIDPKLHQRQANRSDRGSG; this is encoded by the coding sequence GTGCTGAGAAAACGATCGACCCGTGCTTTTACGCTTGTTGAATTACTGGTTGTAATCGCGATTGTTGGTATTTTGGTCCTGCTGTTGTTGCCGGCTGTCAATGCTGCCAGAGAAGCAGCTCGTCGTATGCAGTGTTCCAATAATCTAAAGCAGATTGGCTTGGCCGCCTTGTCGTATGTTGCTGCTCATCAAGAATATCCTTCAGGTGGATGGGGTGCGGCTTGGGTGGGAATTCCTGAGATGGGTTACGGTCGCAATCAGCCCGGTGGTTGGATCTATAACATTCTTCCTTACTTGGAAGAAAATACACTCCATGAATTGGGACGGAATGCCACGGGGGACACTCGTCGGGAAGCAACCTCGCGTCGACTTCAATCACCGCTCACTGTATTTACTTGTCCGACGCGTCGTGAGTCACGGGCTTGGCCGATTGCTGGACCATCGGAACACATTCGCAGTCCGCGTGATGGAAGCTCCGTCGAACAGGTAGCGCGAGCCTGTTATGCGGTGAACTCGGGTAGCTTCGTCGGACCCGTACCCATCTTTGGACCCGATTCGCTGGAAGATGCTAGGGAATTCGATTGGCCCGAAACGCGAAAATACAATGGAGTTAGTTTTATTAGGAGTTCGATTCGTGATAAGCACATCCGCGATGGAAGTACGAAAACACTGTTCGCCGCAGAGAAATATCTTTTTGTGAGAGATTACCAGAATGGAGAGGATAGCGGCGACAATGAAAGTATGTACGCTGGTTACAGTATCGATCTGAATCGCTATTGTAATCCGGAGATTATGCCGAGGAATGATGGACTTGATGACGAGATGTCATTGTCTCTCAGGTTTGGTGGGCCACATGCCGTTTGGTACGCTGTGTTTTGCGATGGATCCGTTCGGGGACTCGACTTTGAGATTGATCCAAAGCTTCACCAGCGTCAAGCGAATCGATCTGATCGAGGGAGCGGTTAA
- a CDS encoding CRTAC1 family protein: MKSFVAATLLLMNGLWLSIGLCLSTLSLAGCSTSTVSNSPSESKQEPVAESQEVLAVTDEADAKAADLFSEHPHEEAAWFVDRTRDAGIDFQHQRGPIRNWLPEIMGGGAVWIDYDSDGDQDLYFVQGGDLTQTGELPGNQLYQNQGDGTFEEVTQQAGVGDTGYGMGASVGDYDRDGHLDLYVTNVGPNVLYRNQGDGTFDDVSQESGVAHDGWGTASAFVDYDLDGHLDLLLINYIRWSPETEGDCRTNNNVQDYCSPLHYQAPAMDVLYRNRGDGTFEDVTLKSGIGAAYGNGLGAVVADFNADGRIDFYVANDGTPNQLWLQDKSGKFRDRSLLMGCAVNGVGAAEAGMGVVAFDVESDGDLDLLMTHLGKETNTLYVNQGKFFDDRTAAARLAAPSFAYTGFGLAVGDLNQDGLLDLYIANGRVGRNRESLLPGDPFAEPNQLFSGVGGGKFDEQLPAGGTSTALVETSRAVAVADYDLDGDLDLLVVNNGGQARLLENQIGPPGSSLRFRVLDSFGRDAVGAMVGLLAGDQWTWRTVGPAAGYLSGHEPHVHFGLRDGQLPQQIKVLWPDGTQSTHSEIRPDRVIQQD; encoded by the coding sequence GTGAAATCGTTTGTCGCTGCGACGCTTCTACTGATGAATGGCCTTTGGCTAAGTATTGGCTTGTGCTTGAGTACGCTGTCGCTTGCCGGCTGCAGCACATCAACCGTTTCAAATTCTCCCAGCGAATCCAAGCAGGAGCCGGTGGCCGAGTCCCAGGAAGTGCTGGCAGTGACGGATGAGGCGGATGCAAAAGCAGCAGATCTCTTTTCGGAGCATCCGCATGAAGAAGCGGCTTGGTTCGTCGATCGAACGAGGGATGCTGGAATTGATTTTCAACATCAACGAGGGCCGATCCGAAACTGGTTACCCGAAATCATGGGGGGGGGAGCCGTTTGGATTGACTACGATTCTGATGGCGATCAGGATCTTTATTTCGTGCAGGGAGGTGACTTAACGCAAACCGGCGAACTGCCCGGTAATCAGCTTTACCAAAATCAAGGTGATGGGACCTTTGAGGAGGTTACCCAGCAGGCCGGTGTGGGGGATACGGGTTACGGGATGGGCGCCAGCGTCGGTGATTATGACCGCGACGGTCATCTCGACCTTTATGTGACGAATGTTGGACCCAATGTGCTCTATCGCAACCAGGGCGATGGGACGTTTGATGATGTGAGTCAGGAGAGTGGTGTGGCTCACGATGGGTGGGGAACTGCATCCGCTTTTGTTGACTATGATCTCGATGGACATCTCGATCTATTGCTAATCAATTACATTCGCTGGTCACCCGAAACGGAAGGTGACTGCCGGACGAACAACAATGTGCAAGACTACTGCTCGCCCTTGCATTATCAGGCTCCTGCGATGGATGTGCTTTATCGGAATCGCGGTGATGGTACCTTCGAAGATGTGACGTTGAAGAGTGGAATCGGAGCGGCCTATGGAAACGGGCTTGGCGCGGTCGTCGCCGATTTCAACGCCGATGGAAGAATTGACTTCTACGTTGCCAACGATGGAACTCCCAATCAACTGTGGTTACAAGATAAGTCGGGGAAATTTCGCGATCGATCATTGTTGATGGGATGCGCCGTGAACGGAGTTGGCGCTGCTGAAGCGGGAATGGGTGTTGTGGCGTTTGATGTGGAGTCGGATGGTGATTTGGATCTGTTGATGACCCATTTGGGAAAAGAAACGAATACCCTTTATGTCAATCAAGGAAAATTCTTTGATGATCGAACCGCAGCGGCCCGCCTCGCGGCCCCCAGTTTTGCGTACACCGGATTCGGACTTGCGGTGGGTGATCTGAATCAAGACGGGTTACTTGACCTCTATATAGCCAATGGACGAGTTGGTAGAAACCGCGAATCGCTCTTGCCGGGTGATCCGTTCGCTGAACCGAATCAACTCTTTTCCGGTGTGGGCGGGGGTAAATTTGACGAACAGCTGCCCGCTGGCGGCACCTCAACTGCGCTTGTAGAAACGAGTCGTGCGGTGGCCGTGGCTGATTATGATCTCGATGGTGATTTGGATCTGTTAGTGGTTAATAACGGCGGTCAAGCGAGACTACTTGAAAATCAAATTGGTCCACCGGGCTCGTCGCTCCGTTTTCGCGTGCTCGATTCGTTTGGGCGAGACGCCGTCGGAGCGATGGTGGGTTTGCTGGCGGGCGATCAATGGACGTGGAGAACTGTGGGTCCGGCTGCCGGTTACCTTTCCGGTCATGAGCCACATGTTCATTTTGGCTTGCGAGACGGTCAACTACCGCAACAAATCAAAGTTCTTTGGCCCGATGGGACCCAGTCCACGCATTCAGAAATCCGACCCGATCGAGTGATTCAGCAGGATTAA
- a CDS encoding sugar-binding protein has product MRLLKACATVALLLQLAGTSSAQLGDGECTISLDASVFNVDDIGLLEDPEFAVAAPFMSASPIADGVITEGEYANQCFFTYADNENPGHSWPNLDNLNDGDPDLTTMIHFAHTEDSLFVAFDVTDDFLDLEPGASFRNDGVEIFINADLDSGDPWGPGKFQIYVDAFDGDEDPEFNNRGSTAGISVLTEPGPEEGEFYSAGIPNENELGYVVEIEIPLASLDTAGGDEGEPIPAATGDYIMINTAIDDNDEDDNLAGQTGHHLMWHADGAGSPFGCGETCWNVPLLLSDEVTGVEGDYDGDGAITAADLDVQSQYMADNDPKGDLDGNGVTNLDDRIAWTVQIQNSYIGDSNFDGEFNSGDFVAVFSAAKYETGGAAGYAQGDWNGDLVFDSGDFVTAFSAGGYEQGPRAAAAAVPEPATATLMCLGLIALLGLRKRS; this is encoded by the coding sequence ATGCGTTTACTTAAAGCTTGTGCGACTGTCGCACTCTTACTGCAATTAGCGGGCACGTCGAGTGCTCAGCTAGGCGATGGGGAATGTACAATTTCGCTTGACGCTTCGGTCTTCAATGTTGATGACATCGGTCTTCTTGAAGATCCTGAATTTGCAGTTGCCGCCCCATTTATGTCGGCCAGTCCGATCGCGGATGGCGTGATCACTGAGGGCGAGTATGCGAATCAATGTTTTTTCACCTATGCAGATAATGAGAATCCCGGTCACTCGTGGCCGAATCTTGACAATCTGAATGATGGTGATCCCGATCTAACGACCATGATTCACTTTGCACACACAGAAGATTCACTGTTTGTGGCATTTGACGTCACTGATGACTTCCTTGACTTGGAACCAGGTGCTTCGTTTAGGAACGATGGTGTTGAGATCTTTATCAATGCTGACCTTGATTCCGGCGATCCTTGGGGTCCCGGTAAATTTCAGATCTACGTTGATGCTTTCGATGGCGATGAAGATCCCGAATTCAACAATCGCGGTTCAACTGCCGGTATTTCAGTTCTCACCGAGCCAGGTCCGGAAGAAGGCGAGTTTTACAGCGCTGGTATTCCTAACGAGAACGAATTGGGATACGTCGTTGAAATCGAAATTCCGCTGGCATCGCTCGACACCGCAGGTGGCGATGAAGGTGAGCCGATTCCGGCTGCTACTGGCGACTACATCATGATCAACACGGCCATCGACGATAATGACGAAGACGACAACTTGGCTGGACAGACGGGTCATCACTTGATGTGGCACGCCGATGGTGCTGGTTCACCGTTTGGTTGTGGAGAGACCTGTTGGAACGTTCCGCTGTTACTGTCGGATGAGGTTACGGGTGTCGAAGGTGATTACGATGGAGACGGCGCAATTACAGCTGCCGACCTCGACGTTCAAAGCCAATACATGGCGGACAATGATCCCAAGGGTGACCTTGATGGAAATGGCGTAACGAATCTCGATGACCGAATCGCTTGGACTGTTCAAATCCAAAATTCGTACATTGGCGATTCCAATTTTGACGGCGAATTCAACAGTGGTGACTTTGTTGCTGTGTTTAGTGCCGCCAAATACGAGACGGGTGGTGCGGCCGGTTACGCCCAAGGCGATTGGAATGGTGACCTGGTTTTCGATAGTGGCGACTTTGTAACTGCCTTCTCAGCTGGCGGATACGAACAGGGCCCACGTGCCGCCGCAGCAGCTGTGCCAGAACCGGCCACGGCTACGCTAATGTGCCTCGGCTTAATCGCTTTGCTCGGTTTGCGAAAACGTTCGTAA
- a CDS encoding tetratricopeptide repeat protein — translation MGNPSPLPSFVDGNLIDIATCRDLPLLSRAGRTLFVFGMLLGWLVVAGCHGSSDEQSQELADQSQGSVDRSVADNLTDEGPAISLPADLERVEPVIRRLIDKQVATIEASAPSDLAMEHAELGLIYEANGLWPEAREAFATAVDIDPSHASLRLHWAIALYETDDLQQSLDVLQALVEDAPDLAPAYQRIGHIRLAMGQLPEAESAFRRTNQLAPSTAEPLAGIAACMLQQDKVNEAMKVLNTAIKKDPSYRVSYYLMGTALRRADRLSEAVRFLQRGQGAQERFLRDELEERSEQYAVTLRVRHRRALQQMRDREFQAAAENLEAALVEDPDNLAMLNLLAGAYLQSGRAERSFEVLQQAKRLDEQNSTTFVNLASWYLNDGQLPDALENAEAAIERANWVLTAHYVRIETLIRMNRMLEARKALVQALRLAPADPMLVRYAKTVKERLGQP, via the coding sequence ATGGGCAACCCTTCCCCGCTACCTTCTTTTGTGGATGGAAATTTGATTGACATCGCGACTTGCCGTGATCTCCCTCTCCTCAGCCGCGCCGGACGAACACTGTTTGTGTTTGGGATGCTTCTTGGTTGGTTGGTGGTTGCTGGCTGTCATGGCTCATCAGACGAGCAATCTCAGGAACTCGCCGATCAGTCGCAGGGGTCGGTTGATCGGTCGGTTGCAGACAATCTGACCGATGAAGGACCGGCAATTTCACTGCCAGCGGATTTGGAACGAGTTGAGCCGGTCATTCGTCGCTTGATTGACAAACAGGTGGCCACCATCGAGGCCTCCGCACCCAGTGATCTTGCGATGGAACATGCCGAACTGGGCTTAATTTATGAAGCCAATGGTTTGTGGCCGGAAGCGAGAGAGGCGTTTGCTACTGCGGTCGATATCGACCCTTCCCATGCGTCACTGCGATTGCATTGGGCCATCGCACTTTACGAAACGGATGATTTGCAACAATCGCTTGACGTTTTGCAAGCGTTGGTCGAGGATGCGCCGGACTTGGCGCCTGCCTATCAACGCATCGGTCACATCCGACTCGCGATGGGGCAGTTGCCGGAGGCGGAGTCTGCATTTCGTCGTACAAATCAACTTGCTCCGTCTACGGCCGAACCGCTGGCTGGGATCGCTGCGTGCATGCTGCAGCAGGACAAGGTGAACGAAGCGATGAAGGTCTTGAATACAGCCATCAAAAAGGATCCGTCTTATCGTGTCTCCTATTACTTAATGGGAACCGCATTGCGACGTGCCGATCGTCTGTCGGAGGCTGTGAGATTTTTGCAGCGAGGCCAAGGCGCTCAAGAAAGATTTTTACGAGATGAACTCGAAGAACGCAGTGAACAATACGCGGTGACGCTGCGAGTCAGACACCGACGCGCGTTGCAGCAGATGCGAGATCGAGAATTTCAAGCAGCTGCGGAAAATCTAGAAGCAGCGCTTGTCGAAGATCCGGACAATTTGGCCATGCTTAACTTATTGGCTGGGGCCTATCTGCAAAGTGGTCGCGCTGAACGCTCGTTTGAAGTCTTGCAGCAAGCCAAACGGCTGGATGAGCAAAATAGCACGACTTTTGTCAACTTGGCTTCGTGGTACTTGAACGATGGCCAGTTACCCGACGCATTGGAAAATGCCGAAGCTGCCATTGAACGCGCGAACTGGGTGCTGACGGCGCACTATGTTCGAATCGAAACGTTGATCCGCATGAATCGGATGCTCGAGGCTCGCAAAGCGTTGGTTCAAGCTTTGCGACTGGCCCCTGCTGATCCCATGCTGGTTCGATACGCGAAGACCGTTAAGGAAAGGCTAGGCCAACCGTGA
- a CDS encoding sugar phosphate isomerase/epimerase: MRRRTFLAALGAAAVNLPMKSSWALTADRPFSDSLGLQLWTIRFQLEKNPQRALQAVADAGYDQVELMDVTESEKFAGISKDLGLKMTSAFINWNTIVNPTADDTPSMEQNIEAAKKLGLKYLVFGYIGKGYRESADQFKAIADASNRAGEMCQQAGIQLCYHNHSFEFLPLPGQQTGFDIFVERFDPKLTQFELDVFWLQIGGLDPAKTMQRLKGRVCQLHLKDLLDGTPVIYDEKAVPHETFKELGAGIVDLDSVLKVAQEIDVAQCHVEQDRSPDPLKSIGVSMNYMRR, encoded by the coding sequence ATGAGACGTCGAACTTTTTTAGCTGCTTTAGGCGCTGCTGCCGTGAATCTTCCAATGAAATCTTCTTGGGCGTTAACAGCCGATCGTCCTTTTTCGGACTCACTCGGTCTTCAATTGTGGACAATCCGTTTCCAGTTAGAAAAGAATCCGCAGCGGGCTTTGCAGGCGGTTGCTGATGCAGGCTACGACCAAGTGGAATTGATGGATGTGACCGAGTCGGAAAAGTTTGCTGGAATTTCCAAAGATCTGGGATTGAAGATGACGTCGGCGTTTATCAATTGGAATACGATTGTGAATCCGACCGCCGATGATACGCCTAGCATGGAACAGAATATTGAAGCCGCAAAGAAACTAGGGCTGAAATATCTTGTGTTTGGCTACATCGGAAAAGGGTATCGTGAATCAGCCGATCAATTCAAAGCGATCGCGGATGCGAGTAATCGGGCCGGAGAAATGTGCCAGCAAGCTGGAATACAACTCTGTTACCACAATCATTCGTTTGAATTTCTTCCGCTTCCGGGGCAGCAGACTGGCTTCGATATTTTTGTAGAACGCTTTGACCCGAAATTGACGCAATTTGAGCTTGATGTGTTTTGGCTTCAAATTGGCGGCTTGGATCCGGCCAAGACGATGCAACGGCTCAAGGGTCGTGTTTGTCAACTGCATCTCAAGGATCTACTTGACGGCACACCGGTGATCTACGACGAGAAAGCCGTGCCGCACGAAACTTTCAAGGAATTAGGCGCCGGTATTGTGGATCTGGATTCCGTGCTGAAGGTTGCTCAAGAAATCGATGTCGCCCAATGTCATGTTGAGCAGGATCGTTCTCCCGATCCACTCAAGAGCATCGGTGTCAGCATGAACTACATGCGTCGCTGA
- a CDS encoding alpha/beta fold hydrolase, producing the protein MMSRHVPKFLFLIVILHLNHSSIGYSADVDDFIDFSMEDLPGRLYVPPEAETHATGRPVILFLHGAGETGTDNRNQINGNIDNLLAAAKERGTFLYAPQATTRVGSISNWNDEQRTDSVMAMVDRILDEQNADGDRIYITGLSMGGGGAWNMASRAPDRFAAAVPIAGVRTAADFDPTSMAATPTWAFHARNDNLVPARNSQNVVNNILESAGEPMIAEFPSRRDRETTIEFSNDLLDLNYTEYPLGDHVIWGRVYDTPEMYDWMFSHAIPEPSSASLLIVGFLFLASKFRHRR; encoded by the coding sequence ATGATGTCGCGACATGTGCCTAAGTTCTTGTTTCTTATTGTGATTTTGCATCTGAATCACTCGTCGATCGGCTATTCCGCTGACGTCGATGATTTTATCGATTTCAGTATGGAAGATTTACCGGGTCGATTGTACGTACCGCCCGAGGCAGAAACTCATGCGACTGGTCGGCCAGTAATTCTTTTTCTTCATGGCGCGGGTGAGACGGGGACTGACAATCGAAATCAGATCAATGGGAATATCGATAATCTACTGGCGGCAGCCAAAGAGCGTGGGACGTTTCTTTATGCGCCGCAGGCGACGACGAGAGTCGGTTCAATTTCTAACTGGAATGACGAACAGCGCACTGACAGCGTGATGGCAATGGTTGACCGTATTCTCGATGAGCAAAACGCTGACGGCGATCGGATTTATATTACTGGACTTTCCATGGGAGGCGGCGGGGCTTGGAATATGGCGAGTCGTGCTCCCGATCGATTTGCCGCTGCGGTTCCTATCGCCGGTGTTCGAACTGCTGCTGACTTTGACCCCACGAGCATGGCTGCGACACCGACCTGGGCATTTCACGCGAGAAATGACAACCTCGTACCAGCGCGCAACAGTCAAAATGTCGTGAACAATATCTTGGAGTCGGCAGGAGAGCCGATGATTGCAGAGTTTCCTTCACGGAGAGATCGTGAGACAACGATTGAGTTCTCAAACGATTTACTCGACCTGAACTATACGGAATATCCGCTCGGAGACCATGTGATTTGGGGTCGCGTCTACGACACACCCGAAATGTATGACTGGATGTTTTCTCATGCTATTCCGGAGCCGAGTTCCGCGAGCCTGTTGATCGTGGGTTTCCTCTTTTTGGCCAGTAAGTTTCGTCACCGCCGTTAA
- a CDS encoding serine hydrolase, with protein MCLVAFLLMFPYILSAQPVDNLAEPSSLAIPATDEGLLGSGPIRRYPWFQKLWEHRRLQWSQAVAADQGALVFLGDSITQGWGSNLANEFPGVKVANRGISGDTTRGMLLRLKEDVVALNPAGVVILMGTNDLEEGAAPALIAGNLKLILADLKKHNRQMPIVLCRVFPSSEAKKRPSAKIREINRLFAEAVKGDSQITLLDTWTLFANADGDAKLEEFPDLLHPNALGYAKWGAALRPILATHGFLERDVLSQELPVGYESLLNGRDLTDWQFRPSSEADKTTRANWHASDPNAPPWPILTESVDFAGEISTTNGRFVAKSGRLIVTTPPEGRKIQQLWTKREFPNDFVLKLEFRASPNADSGVFLRGRQLQCRDYLLAGPYRELKKFRHLDWNELVVVVKNNVAVCTCNGELLEQAFVIPANGPIGVEGDRGQVEYRNIRIKEIKSDLPRSNPETQGVSSQAILDFVEALDKIDSVHSFMLLRHGAVVAEGWWAPYAAEDPHQLYSLSKSFTATAVGLAVAEGKLSLDDTVVSFFVDELPPQPSPFLKSMRIRDLLSMCSGHDASDLQRISLDSAMPISKQFLELPVKHKPGTHFLYNTPATYMCSAILQKVTGEKLVDYLQVRLFDPLGIKPPIWTESSEGICHGGFGLNLRTEDIARFGQLYLQKGEWNGRQLISSEWVDAATTRQTSNGSSPDSDWDQGYGYQFWRSRHASYRGDGAFGQFCIVLPAQDAVLAITSGTADMGAVMQQAWDYLLPGFSSAPLLPNRRVKKALHDRLQTLRLPAVVGKSMSQIQQEIDGQQFKFPSNAEGVESMSLDFTGDQTTLSIQAKTGRFDFVCGHGEWIKKRMPSIGSLADRLPSETNVGVAGSGAWTDGNTYQIHLCFYETPARLEITFDFDGNGVIVRRLRNLSMKTTSLPILRGMK; from the coding sequence ATGTGTCTTGTTGCATTCCTTTTAATGTTTCCTTACATCCTGTCTGCACAGCCTGTAGATAATCTCGCTGAGCCTTCGAGTCTCGCGATTCCTGCGACAGATGAGGGGTTGCTGGGAAGTGGTCCGATACGCCGTTACCCATGGTTTCAGAAGCTGTGGGAGCACCGTCGCCTTCAATGGTCGCAAGCGGTTGCGGCAGATCAAGGCGCGCTGGTTTTTCTTGGCGATTCCATTACGCAAGGTTGGGGTTCGAACTTAGCAAACGAATTTCCTGGTGTGAAAGTTGCTAATCGCGGAATTAGTGGCGATACGACGCGGGGGATGCTGCTGCGATTAAAAGAGGATGTGGTGGCCTTAAATCCGGCCGGAGTTGTGATCTTGATGGGGACGAATGATTTAGAGGAGGGTGCAGCACCGGCTCTGATCGCTGGCAATCTCAAGCTAATCCTTGCAGACTTGAAAAAACACAACCGTCAAATGCCGATTGTGCTCTGCCGTGTTTTTCCCAGCTCGGAGGCGAAAAAACGACCTTCAGCCAAGATTCGGGAAATTAATCGGCTTTTTGCGGAGGCTGTCAAAGGTGATTCACAGATTACGTTGCTGGATACCTGGACATTGTTTGCCAATGCTGACGGTGATGCCAAGCTCGAAGAGTTTCCCGATTTGCTCCATCCCAATGCATTGGGTTATGCGAAATGGGGCGCTGCGTTGCGACCAATTTTGGCGACGCACGGATTTCTCGAAAGAGATGTCTTGAGTCAGGAATTACCTGTCGGGTACGAAAGCCTTTTGAATGGACGGGATCTGACCGATTGGCAATTTCGTCCTAGTAGCGAAGCTGACAAAACAACGCGAGCAAATTGGCACGCGAGCGACCCCAATGCGCCTCCTTGGCCGATCTTGACCGAGTCGGTCGATTTCGCCGGCGAGATTTCAACTACCAACGGTCGTTTTGTGGCCAAGTCAGGTCGACTAATTGTGACGACGCCACCGGAGGGCCGCAAGATTCAACAGTTGTGGACGAAACGTGAATTTCCAAACGATTTTGTGTTGAAGTTGGAATTCCGAGCGAGTCCAAATGCGGACAGTGGTGTGTTTCTTCGTGGACGACAATTGCAGTGTCGTGATTACTTGTTAGCAGGTCCTTATCGAGAATTGAAAAAGTTTCGCCACTTGGATTGGAATGAGTTAGTCGTTGTTGTGAAAAATAATGTTGCCGTGTGTACCTGCAATGGTGAACTCTTAGAGCAGGCTTTCGTGATTCCGGCGAATGGTCCGATTGGAGTCGAGGGAGATCGAGGCCAAGTTGAATATCGAAACATTCGAATCAAGGAAATCAAGTCGGATTTGCCGCGGAGTAACCCGGAAACCCAAGGTGTGTCGTCTCAAGCAATTCTCGATTTCGTCGAAGCGTTAGATAAGATCGACTCGGTTCATAGCTTTATGTTGCTGAGACATGGGGCCGTTGTCGCGGAAGGCTGGTGGGCGCCCTATGCAGCGGAAGACCCCCATCAGTTGTACTCGCTTAGCAAAAGCTTCACAGCAACTGCAGTTGGATTGGCTGTGGCAGAAGGGAAATTAAGCCTGGATGATACGGTGGTATCGTTTTTTGTTGATGAATTGCCGCCGCAGCCAAGTCCATTTTTGAAAAGCATGCGAATTCGAGATCTCTTGTCGATGTGCAGTGGGCACGATGCGAGCGATCTCCAGCGAATCTCCTTGGATTCCGCGATGCCGATTTCGAAACAGTTTTTGGAATTACCGGTGAAGCACAAGCCGGGCACGCATTTTCTCTACAACACGCCCGCAACCTACATGTGCTCGGCGATCTTGCAGAAGGTCACTGGAGAAAAGCTCGTAGACTACCTGCAAGTAAGGTTGTTCGATCCGTTAGGAATCAAGCCACCGATCTGGACGGAAAGTTCGGAGGGAATTTGCCATGGTGGGTTTGGTTTGAACCTGCGCACCGAAGATATTGCGCGTTTTGGTCAACTCTATTTGCAGAAGGGCGAATGGAATGGAAGGCAGTTGATTTCCTCAGAATGGGTGGATGCGGCGACAACGCGTCAAACATCAAATGGCAGCAGTCCTGATAGCGATTGGGATCAAGGTTATGGGTATCAGTTTTGGCGCAGCCGCCACGCGAGTTACCGAGGCGATGGTGCTTTTGGTCAGTTTTGTATTGTGTTGCCAGCGCAGGATGCCGTACTTGCAATCACAAGTGGTACTGCTGATATGGGCGCAGTGATGCAACAAGCCTGGGATTATTTACTGCCGGGGTTTTCATCCGCGCCGTTGCTGCCAAATCGTCGCGTAAAAAAAGCCTTGCATGATCGGTTGCAAACGCTTCGCCTGCCAGCCGTCGTCGGAAAATCGATGTCGCAAATCCAGCAGGAAATTGACGGCCAACAATTCAAATTTCCCAGCAATGCGGAAGGTGTGGAATCCATGTCGCTCGATTTTACTGGAGATCAGACAACGCTTTCTATCCAAGCCAAAACAGGTCGCTTCGATTTTGTTTGTGGCCATGGTGAATGGATAAAGAAACGCATGCCGTCGATTGGTAGTTTGGCAGACAGATTGCCAAGCGAAACGAATGTGGGGGTAGCTGGAAGCGGTGCTTGGACGGATGGTAACACCTATCAGATCCATCTATGCTTTTATGAAACGCCTGCTCGGCTTGAAATTACATTTGACTTCGATGGGAATGGTGTGATTGTGCGGAGGCTGCGCAATCTTTCCATGAAGACAACGAGTTTGCCAATCCTGCGCGGTATGAAATAG